A window of Pirellula sp. SH-Sr6A contains these coding sequences:
- a CDS encoding DinB family protein — MLISDQMAKELAIESAMTRSLLSKIPRDLLAWQPSADLHSIAWNANHLVEIMSWLPDILSGSEWDIAPTNGEAYSTPDLANQGKLIETLDAYCGKAMQALQGVDDSVMDENWSLKMGGQTLFTMAKGACLRKWVFGHSAHHRGILSVYLRMAGVQFPSVYEE; from the coding sequence ATGTTGATCTCGGATCAAATGGCGAAGGAGCTTGCGATCGAGTCCGCCATGACTCGTTCCCTTCTATCAAAGATCCCTAGGGACCTGCTGGCGTGGCAACCCAGTGCCGACCTACACTCGATCGCATGGAACGCCAATCACTTGGTAGAGATCATGAGCTGGCTGCCCGATATCCTTTCAGGAAGTGAGTGGGATATCGCACCAACAAACGGTGAAGCGTATAGCACTCCCGATTTAGCAAATCAGGGAAAGTTGATCGAAACATTGGATGCCTACTGCGGTAAGGCGATGCAAGCACTTCAGGGCGTCGATGATTCCGTCATGGATGAGAATTGGTCTCTCAAAATGGGAGGACAAACCCTTTTCACGATGGCGAAAGGGGCTTGTTTAAGGAAGTGGGTATTTGGCCACTCAGCGCATCACCGAGGCATTCTTTCGGTCTACCTACGAATGGCGGGAGTCCAATTCCCGTCCGTGTACGAAGAATAA
- a CDS encoding alpha/beta hydrolase-fold protein: MQIQIVAPDAKSVSCSFRDSSEFVKDDKGVWIGTTRSLDEGFHYYTIKIDGAEVPDPNSKYFFGAMRWGSGVEVPAKDEEFYSVKNVPHGQLREVLFFSASTDMTRRAFVYTPPGYEQDLEKRYPVLYLQHGWGENEYGWGAQGHAGLIMDNLIAEGKTKPFIIVMTYGMTSDIRMGGMANFDIKHFEKVLVEELVPYIDSHFRTLSDQPHRAMAGLSMGSMETKAITLKHLDKFSHIGLFSGATISKEDVDKTEGFRDKVKLVFVSYGSKEVGGAGAPRRGGEPEANTKGLRDAGINSHYYLSPGTAHEWQTWRRSLREFAPMLFASETEKAN, encoded by the coding sequence GTGCAAATTCAAATCGTGGCTCCCGATGCGAAAAGCGTTTCTTGCAGCTTTCGAGATAGCAGTGAATTCGTTAAAGATGACAAAGGGGTGTGGATTGGCACGACACGCTCATTGGATGAAGGCTTTCACTATTACACGATCAAAATTGATGGAGCTGAAGTCCCCGATCCTAACAGTAAGTATTTTTTTGGTGCCATGCGATGGGGGAGCGGGGTCGAAGTTCCTGCAAAGGACGAAGAGTTTTACAGTGTCAAGAACGTGCCGCACGGACAACTTCGGGAGGTTCTTTTTTTCTCAGCAAGCACGGATATGACGCGTCGCGCGTTCGTCTACACACCTCCCGGATACGAACAAGATTTGGAGAAACGCTATCCCGTCCTTTACCTGCAACATGGTTGGGGTGAAAACGAGTACGGCTGGGGGGCCCAGGGACATGCCGGGCTGATCATGGACAATCTGATTGCTGAAGGGAAAACCAAACCATTCATCATCGTGATGACGTACGGTATGACCAGTGATATTCGGATGGGGGGGATGGCGAACTTTGATATCAAGCACTTTGAAAAAGTGCTGGTCGAGGAGCTTGTGCCTTACATCGATTCGCATTTCCGAACGCTATCGGATCAGCCTCACCGTGCGATGGCCGGACTTTCCATGGGAAGTATGGAAACCAAAGCGATCACTCTGAAGCATCTGGATAAGTTCTCGCATATCGGACTTTTCAGCGGAGCCACGATCAGCAAGGAGGACGTCGACAAGACCGAGGGCTTCCGAGACAAAGTGAAGTTGGTATTTGTCAGTTACGGTAGCAAAGAGGTTGGTGGTGCAGGCGCTCCTCGCCGTGGTGGGGAGCCAGAGGCCAACACGAAAGGCCTGCGAGACGCTGGGATCAACAGCCATTATTATCTATCTCCCGGCACGGCCCATGAGTGGCAGACATGGCGTCGAAGTTTGCGCGAGTTCGCACCGATGCTTTTTGCCAGCGAAACAGAAAAGGCGAATTGA
- a CDS encoding DUF2834 domain-containing protein yields MRILYLILSILGFIAPMVCFGVHFGSRGETAWSEFFAAPYATWVISGFSWDLMVTATAATLWMHQESKRLRMKGFIWHLLLIFAVGVCFSLPTFLYRREKHLRHLPNVHLPKVVAPNLPSPN; encoded by the coding sequence ATGCGAATCCTATACTTGATACTTTCCATCTTGGGGTTCATTGCACCCATGGTTTGTTTCGGCGTTCACTTCGGCTCGCGTGGCGAAACCGCTTGGTCCGAATTCTTTGCGGCACCCTATGCCACATGGGTGATTTCGGGTTTCTCCTGGGATCTGATGGTAACCGCTACTGCAGCGACACTTTGGATGCACCAAGAATCGAAGCGACTTCGAATGAAGGGCTTCATCTGGCACTTGCTACTGATCTTCGCAGTGGGGGTCTGTTTTTCCCTCCCCACCTTTCTATACCGCCGCGAAAAGCACTTGCGACACCTCCCCAACGTGCACCTCCCCAAGGTGGTTGCCCCCAATCTCCCCTCCCCCAATTAG